A genomic region of Chryseobacterium sp. KACC 21268 contains the following coding sequences:
- a CDS encoding response regulator, with amino-acid sequence MRKIYLVEDDQAIREVLEVFLGLEDFEVHSFISVTEFRERDTDVIPDLYLFDVNLPDGSGIDLCHQIKSDRKNQDVPVMIMSAHANLQHLKDLCEPDDMISKPFDIDNLLSRIQSTMDKSV; translated from the coding sequence ATGAGAAAGATTTATTTAGTTGAGGACGATCAAGCCATAAGAGAGGTTTTGGAAGTATTTTTAGGCCTTGAGGACTTTGAGGTACATTCTTTTATCTCTGTCACAGAATTTAGAGAAAGAGATACAGATGTAATTCCTGACCTTTATCTGTTCGATGTCAACCTTCCTGATGGATCTGGAATTGACCTGTGCCATCAAATCAAAAGTGACCGTAAGAACCAGGATGTTCCTGTTATGATCATGAGTGCCCACGCCAATCTTCAACATTTAAAGGATCTTTGCGAGCCGGACGATATGATATCAAAACCATTTGATATTGATAATCTTCTGAGTCGTATTCAAAGTACCATGGACAAAAGTGTATAA
- a CDS encoding chloride channel protein, protein MEDDFHFIDIEISDVKIHNKKRFLSFLKFKRDFQQYGLEKARSYELILHWLNNKLSRNQFLLLSGILVGCTAGLAGVVLKTIVHNIHFFITHKVHFEYQVLFYIIFPFLGIILTTSIVLTIFKGQDRKGIGAILYEIAQNSSIVSSVKTYSQIVQSAITVGLGGSAGLESPIAVTGAAIGSNYAQTYRLNYKERTLLLAAGATAGIASAFNAPIAGIMFAFEILLTGVVFTDFIPLVVAAVCGSLLSRILLQEDVLFRFYTREAFNYRNLPYYLILGIVTGLYARYFLVISQKVEHFFKGLQISRLRKAMLGGAVLSFLCVLLPPLFGEGYDTVKAFTNGQANLIIENSFFRYFDLQQYTIIVFLILVCLLKAFATSFTIFSGGNGGNFAPSLFAGGSVGFLFAVICQQIGFKDVPVTNLVLVGMAGAMSGVLYAPLTAIFLIAESSFGYDLFIPLMIVSVISYLMARWFSPISPELKLLADQGKIFTNQHDKNLLFFLHTEDFIDKNAQTINVNASINDLFELVKNGTKNLFAVLNDDNKLKGILTLDDIRPYLFNQENNASLPVTKIMKAPPALIKPEDKPLEILQIFDDTGSWNLPVVDQNNHFIGFISKSSILMSYRQILQGYSD, encoded by the coding sequence ATGGAAGATGATTTCCATTTTATTGACATAGAAATATCAGACGTGAAAATTCATAATAAAAAACGATTTCTCAGTTTTCTCAAATTTAAAAGGGATTTTCAGCAGTATGGCCTGGAGAAAGCACGCAGTTATGAATTGATACTGCATTGGCTAAATAATAAGCTCAGCCGGAATCAGTTTCTTCTCCTTTCAGGTATTCTGGTCGGATGTACAGCTGGATTGGCAGGCGTTGTACTTAAAACCATTGTTCATAATATCCACTTTTTCATTACCCACAAGGTCCATTTTGAATATCAGGTGTTGTTCTACATTATATTTCCGTTCCTAGGAATTATATTGACGACGAGTATCGTATTGACGATTTTCAAAGGTCAGGACAGAAAAGGAATTGGTGCGATCCTGTATGAGATCGCACAGAACTCGAGCATTGTTTCTTCGGTCAAAACTTATTCCCAGATCGTGCAAAGTGCGATCACCGTAGGTCTTGGAGGATCTGCTGGGTTGGAAAGTCCTATTGCTGTTACAGGTGCAGCTATCGGTTCTAATTATGCCCAGACTTACCGCTTGAATTACAAAGAGCGAACGCTTCTTTTGGCGGCAGGTGCTACCGCAGGTATAGCATCCGCTTTCAATGCCCCGATCGCCGGAATCATGTTTGCGTTTGAGATCCTGCTGACGGGTGTTGTGTTCACAGACTTTATTCCTTTGGTTGTGGCTGCGGTCTGTGGAAGTCTCTTGTCCAGAATACTTCTTCAGGAAGATGTGCTTTTTAGGTTTTATACAAGAGAGGCATTTAATTATAGGAACCTCCCATATTACCTAATCCTTGGTATCGTTACAGGGCTTTATGCTCGCTACTTCTTGGTCATTTCTCAAAAAGTGGAACATTTTTTTAAAGGCCTTCAGATATCTCGACTACGAAAAGCAATGCTGGGCGGTGCAGTATTATCATTTCTGTGCGTTCTTCTCCCGCCTTTGTTCGGAGAAGGTTATGATACAGTAAAGGCCTTTACCAATGGGCAAGCCAATTTGATCATAGAAAATAGTTTTTTCCGATATTTTGATCTTCAGCAATATACGATCATCGTTTTTCTGATCCTTGTTTGTCTCCTGAAGGCATTTGCCACATCATTTACCATTTTCAGCGGCGGGAATGGGGGTAACTTTGCGCCATCCCTTTTCGCCGGAGGCTCTGTCGGGTTTTTATTTGCAGTGATCTGTCAGCAGATCGGATTCAAAGATGTTCCTGTCACGAATCTCGTTTTGGTGGGAATGGCTGGTGCAATGAGCGGTGTTTTGTATGCACCATTGACCGCAATATTCCTGATTGCCGAATCAAGTTTTGGCTATGATCTTTTTATACCCCTGATGATCGTTTCTGTGATTTCATATCTTATGGCAAGATGGTTTTCGCCAATATCGCCTGAACTTAAATTATTAGCTGACCAGGGAAAAATATTTACTAACCAACACGATAAAAATCTTCTGTTTTTTCTTCATACAGAAGACTTTATTGATAAAAATGCTCAGACGATAAATGTAAACGCCTCTATTAATGACTTGTTTGAACTGGTGAAAAATGGAACTAAAAATTTGTTTGCGGTATTGAACGATGACAATAAATTAAAAGGAATTCTGACTTTGGATGATATCAGGCCTTATCTTTTCAATCAGGAAAATAACGCTTCATTACCCGTCACTAAAATTATGAAAGCACCGCCCGCGTTGATAAAACCGGAAGATAAACCTTTGGAAATCCTTCAGATTTTTGATGATACCGGATCTTGGAATCTGCCTGTGGTTGATCAGAATAATCACTTTATCGGTTTCATATCAAAATCGTCAATCCTGATGAGTTACAGACAGATCCTTCAAGGCTATTCAGATTAG
- a CDS encoding PAS domain-containing protein, whose product MINYFSALGTEALFEILKQSNDATAIYTGNDLIIQFANDAMLQIWGKDETVRGKRFEDALPEMKGQPFTNLLKNVWETGEIYQGLDTPATLLIEGKLLTSYFDFTYKPIRNNKGEVYCILHTAADVTERVKAWNLVREKEEREQQINEELAAANEEYMATNEELSDTNEQLTKTYEKLAAAEIRMQEVVRTTPIGLALLKGSNMIIETANPEMISIWGKSEDTVIGSPLLEVFPILSGQVFSDQLQLVYDSAKPVSMQRIEFNSSDGEHIEQKYIDINFHPLLDPYGKMDAIMVTVLNVTEEVTARKALEASELKLQEYNEELIALNEEIQSNNEQLEALNEEYTATNEQLDQANQKIHLLNDQLKKENHDLLFDNRDFQDSIKDLDNSNKYLEVRNKELKDLNDTILELNSKLSESDLSFSNLISQAPVAMMLVTGDDFVVSMINISMLELLGKDESIIGKRLFEELPELKGQKAADMLIETYEKGLPHADYSNPVLLNRSGKIEKGFFNFTYTPYMENGKITGVIDMAMEVTPQVAAIKDRDRIILEKSELEEKIRSNEQRLHSILETMAEGVGVTDASGQLVYANPMAQQILGLTESKIKDRTFDDPKWQNLRLDGTPLPSEEHPMSIMMKTGKPVFDHEIGVQPPDRERFYISINAAPLFDSEGNLSGGIGTFMDVTTRRMIAQGKDDFISIASHELKTPVTSLKASLQLLQRSNDRLSAETRNRLLEQAIKSLDKLSRLINDLLDTSRIEQGQLKMEKSSFSISELFDDCCSNLAQTTTQKIIFEGDTGQIVEADNQQVGQVMVNFITNAIKYAPDSDIVVRALRGNNEEIMISVEDNGPGIPEQKLAHLFDRYYRTDYKGQKFSGLGLGLYISSDIIKNHGGRIGVESTLGVGSKFWFTLPL is encoded by the coding sequence ATGATCAATTATTTTTCTGCCCTGGGCACCGAGGCATTATTTGAGATCCTCAAACAATCCAATGATGCTACGGCCATTTATACCGGGAATGATCTTATCATCCAATTTGCCAATGATGCGATGCTCCAGATCTGGGGAAAGGATGAGACCGTGAGGGGCAAAAGATTTGAAGATGCCCTCCCTGAAATGAAAGGTCAGCCTTTTACGAACCTTCTAAAAAATGTTTGGGAGACCGGAGAGATCTACCAAGGACTTGACACGCCTGCTACATTGCTCATCGAAGGCAAATTATTGACCTCATACTTTGATTTTACCTATAAGCCCATCAGGAATAATAAGGGCGAAGTCTATTGTATCCTTCACACTGCGGCCGATGTTACCGAGAGGGTTAAAGCCTGGAACCTTGTCCGTGAAAAAGAAGAGCGTGAACAGCAGATCAATGAGGAACTGGCTGCCGCCAACGAAGAATACATGGCCACCAATGAAGAGTTGAGCGACACCAACGAGCAGCTGACCAAAACCTATGAGAAGCTTGCCGCTGCTGAGATCAGAATGCAGGAAGTGGTAAGGACAACCCCGATCGGATTGGCTTTGCTCAAAGGGAGCAATATGATCATTGAGACCGCCAATCCGGAGATGATCTCCATTTGGGGGAAATCTGAAGATACAGTTATCGGAAGCCCCTTACTCGAAGTTTTTCCGATTTTGAGCGGTCAGGTCTTCTCTGACCAGCTTCAACTGGTTTACGATTCTGCAAAACCTGTGTCTATGCAGAGGATCGAATTCAACTCAAGTGATGGCGAACATATTGAACAAAAATACATTGATATCAATTTTCATCCGCTCCTTGATCCCTATGGGAAGATGGATGCCATTATGGTGACTGTTCTGAATGTTACAGAAGAGGTGACCGCCAGAAAAGCATTGGAGGCCAGCGAACTAAAATTACAGGAGTACAATGAGGAGCTTATTGCCCTTAATGAAGAGATCCAAAGTAACAACGAGCAGCTGGAGGCGCTTAATGAGGAATATACGGCAACCAATGAACAGCTTGACCAGGCCAATCAAAAAATACATCTGCTCAATGACCAGCTTAAAAAAGAAAACCATGACCTGCTTTTTGACAATAGAGATTTTCAGGACAGCATAAAAGACCTTGATAATTCAAACAAGTATCTTGAAGTAAGAAATAAGGAGCTGAAAGATCTGAACGACACGATCCTTGAACTCAACAGCAAACTTTCGGAAAGCGACTTGAGCTTTTCCAATCTGATATCACAGGCTCCTGTGGCGATGATGCTGGTTACCGGAGATGACTTTGTCGTGTCAATGATCAATATTTCAATGCTTGAACTTCTTGGAAAAGATGAATCCATTATAGGTAAGCGTCTGTTTGAGGAACTTCCTGAACTTAAGGGACAAAAGGCTGCAGATATGCTTATCGAGACCTACGAAAAAGGACTTCCTCATGCCGACTACTCCAATCCTGTTCTGCTTAATCGCAGTGGTAAAATAGAAAAAGGATTTTTCAATTTTACATACACGCCCTATATGGAAAATGGTAAAATAACTGGCGTTATTGATATGGCCATGGAGGTGACACCTCAGGTAGCTGCAATAAAGGACAGAGACAGGATCATTCTTGAAAAGAGCGAACTTGAGGAAAAGATCAGAAGCAACGAACAGCGTCTCCATAGCATCCTGGAAACAATGGCGGAAGGTGTTGGTGTGACCGATGCCAGCGGACAACTGGTATATGCGAATCCTATGGCACAGCAGATATTGGGTCTTACCGAAAGCAAGATAAAGGACAGGACATTTGATGATCCGAAGTGGCAGAACCTGAGATTGGACGGCACCCCGCTACCTTCCGAAGAGCACCCCATGTCCATTATGATGAAGACGGGCAAGCCTGTGTTTGACCATGAGATCGGTGTCCAGCCACCTGACAGGGAACGCTTTTATATCTCCATCAATGCCGCACCACTGTTTGACAGTGAAGGAAACCTCTCCGGAGGTATCGGTACCTTTATGGATGTCACGACACGAAGGATGATCGCTCAGGGGAAAGATGATTTTATAAGCATTGCCAGCCACGAACTTAAAACACCGGTAACATCATTGAAAGCTTCTCTGCAACTGCTACAGAGGTCCAATGATAGATTATCTGCTGAAACAAGAAATAGGCTTTTGGAACAAGCGATAAAAAGTCTGGATAAACTCTCCCGTCTTATCAATGACCTATTGGATACAAGCAGGATAGAACAAGGTCAGCTTAAAATGGAGAAAAGCTCCTTTTCAATTTCTGAGCTCTTTGATGACTGCTGCTCCAATCTGGCACAGACCACTACTCAGAAGATCATCTTTGAAGGGGATACCGGTCAGATCGTTGAAGCCGATAACCAGCAGGTTGGTCAGGTTATGGTCAATTTTATCACAAACGCCATTAAGTACGCCCCTGATTCAGATATTGTGGTCCGTGCGCTTAGAGGAAATAATGAGGAAATAATGATCAGCGTTGAAGATAACGGACCGGGCATCCCTGAACAAAAACTTGCACATTTGTTTGACCGTTACTACAGAACGGATTATAAGGGACAGAAATTTTCGGGTCTTGGACTGGGATTATATATTAGTTCAGACATCATTAAAAACCATGGTGGGAGGATCGGTGTCGAGAGTACTTTGGGAGTAGGCAGTAAATTCTGGTTCACTCTGCCACTATAA
- a CDS encoding tail fiber domain-containing protein: MKNILCSALFFSVFSATFAQVGINTNTPNAILDITGKNISEPSNIDGLLIPRIENFPLENPTAAQNSMLVYLTKATASNSPFGTNQVGFYYWNFPQSTWVALQSTQSGWAIGGNNGTIDGTHFLGTLDNIPLTFRINNERSGRLDVSNTFYGYLSGNVNTGNSNVSVGDNSLSANTTGSQNTAVGSNALRSNTTSVANTAIGFESLFSNIAAGENVAVGYQALRNNTTDSNTAVGYQSLYGNTTGSSNTAVGRGALRSTVVGSSNTSIGRESLEYNTSGGNNSAVGTQALRNNLTGNDNAASGAFSLYNNTVGSGNSAFGINALNQNQSGESNTGIGKESMYNNRVGSSNVALGFASLYDNIDGNENVAIGPEASRDNSSGSRNVAIGHDASRTNTTGSSNVAVGNMALNTNATGSNNTAIGNTADVTEPNITNATALGNGAKVGSSNKVRIGNQDITSIEAQVGLSVASDRRFKDDIKPISLGLDFINQLQPVEYVKKNDTEMRKEWGLIAQDLKQILEDNHYSNAAVINSDNSEQDYLSIRYVDLIAPLIKSIQELSKSRQQTEFFQKKVLEQGQQINDLSSKLQELNKKLEGLVSESK, encoded by the coding sequence ATGAAGAATATTCTATGTTCAGCACTGTTTTTCTCTGTATTCTCAGCAACTTTTGCACAAGTGGGTATTAATACAAATACTCCAAATGCCATTCTTGACATTACAGGTAAGAACATATCAGAACCCTCTAATATCGATGGGTTATTGATTCCCAGAATCGAAAATTTTCCCTTGGAAAATCCTACAGCTGCCCAAAATAGCATGTTGGTGTATCTTACTAAGGCGACTGCTTCGAATTCTCCCTTTGGTACCAATCAGGTCGGCTTCTACTACTGGAACTTTCCCCAGTCGACCTGGGTGGCTTTGCAAAGTACACAATCAGGTTGGGCAATCGGTGGAAACAATGGAACCATCGATGGTACTCATTTTCTAGGTACTTTAGATAATATTCCTCTCACTTTCAGGATCAACAATGAAAGATCAGGAAGATTGGATGTAAGCAACACATTCTACGGATACTTGTCTGGCAATGTCAACACGGGCAACTCGAACGTCAGTGTCGGAGACAATTCTCTAAGTGCTAATACTACAGGATCACAAAATACAGCCGTAGGCTCCAATGCGTTGCGGTCGAATACGACATCAGTGGCAAATACAGCGATTGGATTTGAATCCCTCTTTTCAAACATTGCTGCAGGCGAGAACGTAGCCGTAGGCTATCAGGCGTTACGCAACAACACCACAGATTCCAATACCGCAGTCGGCTATCAGTCGCTATACGGAAATACTACCGGCAGCTCTAATACCGCTGTTGGACGCGGCGCTTTGAGAAGTACGGTTGTAGGGAGTTCCAATACCTCTATAGGCAGAGAATCTTTGGAATACAATACGTCGGGAGGCAACAATAGCGCAGTGGGAACTCAGGCTCTACGCAACAACTTGACAGGAAACGATAACGCGGCAAGTGGTGCGTTTTCACTTTATAATAATACTGTCGGTTCCGGTAATTCGGCATTTGGGATCAATGCCCTAAATCAAAACCAGTCAGGAGAATCCAACACTGGAATCGGTAAAGAATCAATGTACAACAACAGGGTCGGAAGTTCAAATGTGGCATTGGGCTTTGCATCCCTTTACGATAATATCGATGGAAATGAAAATGTTGCCATTGGCCCTGAAGCGTCCAGGGACAATAGCTCTGGTTCCCGAAATGTGGCCATTGGGCACGATGCTTCCAGAACCAATACAACAGGAAGCAGTAATGTGGCGGTGGGAAATATGGCTTTGAACACCAATGCAACTGGTAGTAACAATACAGCAATTGGAAATACAGCTGATGTTACAGAACCTAACATCACAAATGCCACCGCTCTTGGAAATGGTGCTAAAGTTGGATCTTCAAATAAGGTAAGAATTGGAAACCAGGACATCACATCGATCGAGGCCCAGGTAGGACTTTCTGTCGCATCTGACAGACGTTTCAAGGACGATATCAAGCCAATATCACTAGGGCTGGATTTTATAAATCAGCTTCAACCTGTCGAGTATGTGAAAAAAAATGATACTGAAATGAGAAAGGAATGGGGGTTGATCGCCCAGGATCTAAAACAGATATTGGAAGACAATCATTACTCGAATGCTGCGGTTATAAACAGCGACAATTCGGAACAAGATTATCTTTCAATTAGATACGTCGATCTGATTGCACCTCTTATTAAGAGCATCCAGGAATTATCTAAGTCTAGGCAACAGACGGAGTTCTTTCAAAAAAAGGTCTTGGAACAGGGTCAGCAAATAAATGATCTAAGTTCCAAACTACAGGAACTAAACAAGAAACTAGAAGGACTTGTATCGGAGAGTAAATAA
- a CDS encoding response regulator translates to MAKKRILIFDDDLATLEVLQIVLVDVGYEIDISPTSHNIIERVSDFVPDLVLMDHQIPDIGGVAAIKLLRTYREFAKIPVLLVSASNQIVSLKNVSGADDYIRKPFDLGDLETLIMKYLG, encoded by the coding sequence ATGGCAAAAAAAAGAATATTGATTTTCGACGATGACCTGGCCACATTGGAAGTTTTGCAGATCGTTCTTGTTGATGTAGGTTATGAGATCGACATCTCGCCTACATCACACAATATCATTGAGAGGGTATCAGATTTTGTTCCCGATCTAGTCTTAATGGACCACCAGATACCCGACATTGGAGGAGTTGCCGCCATAAAATTACTAAGAACTTATAGAGAATTCGCTAAAATTCCTGTGCTTCTTGTGAGTGCAAGCAATCAGATCGTTTCTCTTAAAAACGTTTCAGGTGCTGACGATTATATAAGAAAACCATTTGATCTTGGCGATTTGGAAACATTGATCATGAAATACCTCGGTTAA
- a CDS encoding glycosyltransferase family 2 protein, translated as MLPAYNAEKTLRRTYMEIPFDVVDEVILVDDFSSDNTMGEAEVLGIRHIIRHDKNKGYGANQKSCYNKALELNADIIVMLHPDYQYTPKLITAMCSMIAYGIYPVVLGSRILSNGALKGGMPLYKYLANRFLTLIQNILINQKLSEYHSGYRAYERKVLENIDYNSNSDDFIFDNQVLVQIFKIGYQVGEISCPTNYFPEASSINFTRSLRYGIDVLGESLKYSICR; from the coding sequence GTGTTGCCGGCGTATAATGCAGAAAAAACACTAAGAAGAACTTATATGGAAATTCCTTTTGATGTAGTGGATGAGGTTATTCTCGTCGATGATTTTAGCTCGGATAATACGATGGGGGAAGCGGAAGTTTTAGGTATTCGGCATATAATAAGACACGATAAAAATAAAGGCTATGGTGCCAATCAGAAATCATGCTATAATAAAGCGCTGGAATTAAATGCAGACATCATTGTAATGCTTCATCCTGATTATCAGTATACCCCAAAGCTCATTACTGCCATGTGTAGTATGATTGCCTACGGTATTTATCCGGTGGTTCTGGGAAGTAGGATTTTAAGCAATGGCGCTTTGAAAGGCGGAATGCCATTATATAAATATTTGGCCAACCGTTTTCTGACTTTGATACAGAACATCCTGATTAATCAAAAATTGAGTGAGTATCATTCTGGTTATCGTGCTTATGAACGAAAAGTGCTTGAAAATATTGATTACAACAGCAATAGTGATGACTTTATTTTTGACAATCAGGTTTTGGTTCAGATCTTTAAAATTGGTTATCAAGTTGGCGAGATCAGCTGTCCTACAAACTATTTCCCCGAAGCATCCAGCATTAACTTTACTAGAAGTCTCAGATATGGGATCGATGTACTTGGTGAAAGTTTAAAGTATAGCATATGCAGATGA
- a CDS encoding YfhO family protein: protein MKFKNFLFFSIILITLEVFVFREFVFGDLYFIFKDLGSDSYVNDYTLLYNRLLAVRDGLFLPGWSFRNGLGENLYPYSFEPFSWLLFRLTDASVEKVMLILPILYIYLAGVTMYLFLSEYRLIFCAKVMASSLWAFSGYYILSCSWSVTLFSPVAFHFSFLLFALQRAFFCDQYYWIAIVFALIGISYPVNLFFALIFSIAYFSILFYITLHKKSRFAKPVLFSAISTLIGIGMSCWMSLSSLYLMKNSPRGSGEVAGLEKEPLIFAGRNELIAIIYRLFSPNILGDVNHFSLYRNYFEAPLLYCGIFNLLLLSQISVLGKKGKRVAAIAIILMLSIYLSPLIRSIFWFRSGDYYRILNIFFAMVLCIISGFILSGIIQKKIVFVKPLLLVSIFFISILIIGKIYFNANVTVPILFVTSYSIILLISKKLIFKGVWAIIPVVLVEITMSASQIISERNICNNADIEKKGYMDASSRSIQQINQSDKTFFRLEKDFYSGVSWLASYNEAKIQGYNSSAVYNSFNNKNYIDFLRLFDIVKPNDEPQTRFVPGIKDFPFLMKLCSVKYFLASKPESEKLLNHGFRETDDKGNFKILTAQNPLPLGFCYDKILSVTDFQKLSDKDELSLQYLVAEDADIKNFKIDQTPASDISKDISAEIRDTLKINSFSDHKISGTIHTKGKRFLFFSIPFDEGWNITDNGKRSPMYKGFGGLIFLPLESGSHRIVLDYTPPCKIIGVWISFVSLILLLISIFFTKTDNL from the coding sequence ATGAAATTTAAAAATTTTCTTTTCTTTTCAATCATTCTCATCACATTGGAGGTTTTTGTTTTCCGGGAGTTTGTTTTTGGAGATCTTTATTTTATATTCAAAGATCTTGGGTCGGATTCTTATGTTAACGACTATACTTTGCTTTACAACAGGCTTCTTGCGGTGAGAGATGGCCTATTCTTGCCCGGTTGGTCTTTTCGTAATGGATTGGGGGAGAATCTTTATCCATATTCATTTGAACCGTTTTCGTGGTTGCTTTTCAGACTAACAGATGCATCGGTGGAAAAGGTAATGCTGATACTTCCCATACTTTACATTTACCTGGCGGGAGTAACGATGTATTTATTTCTTTCGGAATACAGATTGATATTTTGTGCAAAGGTGATGGCTTCTTCGCTATGGGCATTTTCTGGCTACTATATATTATCCTGCAGCTGGTCTGTTACTTTATTCAGTCCTGTTGCTTTTCATTTTTCTTTTTTATTGTTTGCATTGCAGCGAGCATTCTTCTGTGATCAGTATTACTGGATTGCGATTGTTTTTGCATTGATTGGCATCAGTTATCCTGTTAATCTTTTTTTTGCCCTGATTTTTAGTATTGCTTATTTTTCTATTTTATTTTACATCACTCTGCATAAAAAAAGCCGTTTTGCTAAGCCTGTTTTATTTTCTGCTATCAGTACTCTAATTGGGATCGGTATGAGTTGCTGGATGTCACTAAGCAGTTTATATCTAATGAAAAACAGTCCGCGCGGATCTGGCGAGGTTGCAGGACTGGAAAAAGAACCGCTGATTTTTGCCGGTAGGAATGAATTAATCGCCATAATTTACCGTCTGTTTTCACCCAATATTTTAGGTGACGTTAACCATTTTTCGTTATACCGCAATTATTTTGAAGCCCCTTTATTGTATTGTGGCATTTTCAACTTGTTGTTGCTTTCGCAGATTTCTGTTCTTGGAAAAAAAGGAAAACGGGTTGCTGCCATTGCCATTATTCTAATGCTTTCGATTTATCTTTCTCCTCTCATACGAAGTATTTTCTGGTTTCGTTCGGGAGATTATTACCGTATTCTGAATATTTTCTTTGCAATGGTGCTCTGTATTATTTCCGGTTTCATTCTTTCCGGAATTATCCAAAAAAAAATAGTCTTTGTTAAGCCGCTTCTATTGGTTTCAATATTTTTTATCTCGATTTTGATAATTGGCAAAATTTATTTTAACGCTAATGTTACTGTACCAATATTATTTGTCACTAGCTATTCAATAATCCTGCTGATCAGTAAAAAATTAATTTTCAAAGGAGTATGGGCTATTATACCGGTTGTTCTGGTTGAAATCACGATGTCAGCTTCACAGATCATTTCGGAGCGTAACATTTGCAATAATGCGGATATAGAAAAGAAAGGCTACATGGACGCCTCGTCACGCTCCATACAACAAATCAATCAGTCGGATAAAACTTTTTTCCGTCTGGAAAAGGATTTTTATTCCGGCGTTTCCTGGCTGGCATCCTATAACGAGGCAAAAATTCAGGGTTATAATTCTTCTGCCGTTTATAATTCATTTAATAATAAGAATTACATTGATTTTCTCAGACTTTTCGACATCGTTAAACCTAATGATGAGCCTCAAACCCGTTTTGTACCAGGAATCAAAGACTTTCCTTTTTTGATGAAACTCTGCTCGGTCAAATATTTTTTAGCCTCTAAACCGGAAAGTGAAAAACTACTTAATCACGGATTCAGAGAAACCGACGATAAAGGAAATTTTAAAATCCTGACCGCTCAAAATCCACTTCCTTTGGGATTTTGTTATGACAAAATACTGTCCGTAACGGATTTCCAAAAACTTTCAGATAAGGATGAACTGAGTCTCCAATATTTAGTGGCAGAAGACGCCGACATAAAAAACTTTAAAATAGATCAAACACCGGCCTCAGATATTTCAAAAGATATCTCAGCGGAAATTAGAGATACTTTAAAAATCAATTCATTTTCAGATCATAAAATTAGCGGAACGATTCATACAAAGGGTAAACGTTTTCTCTTTTTTTCTATCCCTTTTGATGAAGGCTGGAATATAACGGATAACGGCAAAAGAAGTCCAATGTATAAAGGTTTTGGCGGACTTATTTTTCTTCCGTTGGAAAGCGGCTCTCATCGGATCGTTCTGGATTATACGCCGCCTTGCAAAATAATTGGCGTTTGGATTTCCTTTGTATCGCTTATATTATTGTTGATATCAATATTTTTCACAAAAACAGATAACCTATGA